The Camelina sativa cultivar DH55 chromosome 16, Cs, whole genome shotgun sequence sequence CGCCAAGTCAAGGATCAGATCCTTGATGTTGATCTGTTGGGGGATCGGTCTTATGATGAAGCGTTTCAAATATGGCTACAGGCTAGACTATAGTTGTAGGAGAGGCTGACTAAGTATATGGCTTTCAGCTAagataatttttcaaaacatgttgcacaagttgtaaaacagtgtatttttctttgaatataatttaacattagattcaaaaaatatatatatatatatattcctgtTTCAGAGAGATTGGACCAAGACACTGGTGGGTGGTGGCATTTTTACAACCATGTGCAAATTCTTCTTGTCCAGTAGTAAGGCTCTTTTAGCATTTGCAGGAAAAGAACCAGGGGGAGGGCCGGGATCTGCTTCATCTTTGTCCTTGTCCTCTGGAGTGTTGTTCTTTGGTAGAGATACAGGTTTCTGAACAGTTGGCTGTCTCCACTTATTCCAGGTGAGGCAGTAAAGAGGATGGTTTGGGGATGGTCTGGGTAATTTGGAGTCGTGTAACGGTGTAGGCGGAATCTCCCCACATAGGGCTGGGGATAGAGAAGCCAGCGAGTGTGCTGGTTGCCCAAAACATCACGTACAAGACCTCGCTGGCTTCTCTACCCCCAGCCCTATGTGGGGAGATTCCGCCTACACCGTTGCACGGCTCCATATTACCCAGACCATCCTCTTTACTGCCTCACCTATTTCTGGAATAAGTGGAGACAGCCAACTGTTCAGAAACATGTATCTCTATTAAAGAACAACACTCCAGAGGACAAAGATGACACCAAAGCAGATCCCGGCGCGCCCCCTGGTTCATTTCCTACCTCAGCTTTTTATGGTCGTAGCAAACTGTAAGTGAGAAGAAAACAGACGACCCATGCCACTGAAGTCCAGTCTCTCCTCAAAGCTTTCAATAACTTTCTGGATAGCATTACCAAGTTTGTTGCTACTCTTTTTTACTGTCATTAGACTTGCTGTGATGTGATGtctcatcttttcttcttttcactgCAGCACTATGGAAGATGATAAACTGACTAGCGCTGAGGCTCTCTGGATTGCGCTTCAGAAGCAAATTTCAGGGAATTAGGATTGCTGGGACTGGTTTCTCTTGAAGAGACTAGGAAACAggtctctcctcttctcttcacTCCTCTATTAATTCTCACTTCTTTGTACGTATATTTCGCCAAAATACTCTCTGCTAGcttcttattgtttttcttctttgttaaaTCCCCACTGGGAAAAGATTATGCTACATCTGTTAACGTTTTTTAGAATCTAAACAATCTTGCAACTCTGCGATTGGATGCTCTTGTCACTTAATCATTCTGTCCCCTCTAGGTAGTTTCCAGAACTCTTCGTATTCCCTTTTTCCATCGGTTATTATTGCCAATAGGTTTCTAATACCCAGTTGTTTGGTGGTTTCTGGAGGAGTTAAAGCAGAGGTTGCTGTCGGAGCTACTCTTTCTTCTCTACCCGAAACCTCGCTGAACACCGGAAGACCATCTCTACAGTAAGAATAAATCACAGCTCAATAATATTCCAAGGTTTTTTCAAAACGAAAACGAaaacgaaagaaagaaactgGCCAACTCACATCAACCGAAGCGGGAGACAGATGAAGGATCTCAACATTTCTTATCCCTGTAACAAGATTCGTCACATCCCGCCTCTTGACATTACCTGCCTCATCAAGATCCAGCTTAGCTTCGACTAGGGAATCCAAATTAACTTGCATATACTCAGCCAAGGCACAATCTGAGTACTCAAGGTAGACAAGATTCTGTAGGTCAAATGACATAGAGGTAGCATCATAAACATCAATTGGAGAATCGTAGTAAACTGATAGTCGCTTGAGGGTTGGACTCGAGATGGGCTCAGGCATTCCTGTAAATTCCTTGTGACGGACACACCCTTTTCCTGAATATAATCAAGAATAAAGATCACACAATGTACCTCCTCTATAGTCACATCATcacgaagaaaacaaagaagggcATTTTACCTTCCTCGTCAATCCCTCCTCGAACATTAAGTAGGGGGAAAACGCTTGAAATAAAGCGTGCTGGAGAGAAGCTGAACCATTGCAGGACAACTCATCTGCCTGTGATGCTGATGTTGATAGATCTGCAGGACACCAAACACAGAGAATAAGATCTTACATAactcttttttatctttgaaaaaaaaaatctgatataaGCAAAGGATGAAAGGTAATTGATCAAAAGAGCAAAGGAAACCTCACCAAGTGTCAGTGATAACAGTGGAAACCTAAAAGATTTATACCTCGGACAGTTGTAATAGAGTGGCAAGAACGACGATCCAATCTTTGAACTTGACAGAACACATCTGGGCCAATAGAAACTCCGCATCTAACCGTTTCTGTAGCTCACTCATTTGGAGCTGAGGACATGTATCTGAGGTAAGATAAAGTTTCTCAAACAATGCAGAGACTTCTATAGTCTAGGGATCTACGTGCTTGGTTTTCACATTGTTTCAAAcagcagaaaaagaaaagagttttaaacATCAAAGAGACCACAACGGAGTTAATTTCTAGGAATGCaaattttttaccaaacatCAAGTAACTGGCATGActttaaagtatgctctttacaGAATTAAGCAACATGAGGACTTTGCTCTTTGAACAAAGACCTGCAATTGCATCCTGATCAGAGTCGtgttaatcaaataaaatggaTCAGAAGGCAATTGTATGACTCTAGTAAATAAACTTTCTTAAAACCAGAAAGACCAAAATGGACACGAAAAGAGTCAATAGATATAAACTTTACATGCGAGTAATAGTATGCGACAGCCATATTTACCTGTAATAGCCATAATGCACAGTACTGACACCTACCAGTTTGGAAATCACCTACAACATTTATATACTTAGTGTCCGATTCGAAACATAGTCTAACAGATTTCTATAGAGTTCTATGATAGAGACATCAAGAACCTGGGATATGcatgttttgaaaagaaaaaaaattgtgtttagtggtgaataattttttttttgctttaggcATCCAATTAATTTGCGCCGGCCCTGGTAActctatatatttaaaatgatatttcAATCAGTTTGTTAATTTCCAACCTTTAGTTTCAGTATAATTGTCATACGTTATTACGTTGCAGtacaattttgtcaaaaaagttgtatttgtcaaaatatatataagagtaAAGAGGTACACAACTAAAGATCTTCATtagtatatatttatctaaTCAGAGCCATTAGTTTTGTCACGTAGCTCCTGATCAGTCTGATCAAGTTTTGGATCgaacatacatatataagcATCTATAGATTTTGTTCCGGTTTAGCTTGGTTTACTCTAAATGTTCAACAAACATTTCGAAtgctatatagtatatatgtatgtatatatatatatattatttttttaatccattttatatatgtcttcaTACTCTAATGACTAAACGATGTCGATGTGTCTAATAAACTGGTTTTTATATACTTGTCTTTAgtaaactaatttatatatacttatataactAGTAAATGTGTCTTCGATTTTATAGCTATAGCATGTTATCTTGACTCCAATGGTGTGGGATCAATTATCTGTGTGTGGTGGTGTTCTGAATTCTGATATATATGTGTGGAGAACTATTCTATAGAACTAGAACACAAGAACTTCAAAGAATTAAGAACACAAACTAAAAGAATTACTCTCTTTTATTAACCTTTAGGAAAATCACTCAAAACCTAAAgctctctcttgttctctcttaAACTTATAAGTTATGCAACACCCTTGCATCTTCTTATATAGTAAAGACCTTAAACAAAACTTCCTAATTCAAATTGGAAAACTAACTTATTAAATAACTCCTAAAtctcaaatatgtatattaagcttttctcctaaatatacttgTCTTTGTCCTCAAGCTATGTCAAGCTTATTCAACATATTCCTCATTATCTAttaaatacattattttattcatgtttATGTATCATCATAATATAATACGAGAGCCCCAATCTGAAATCTTTAATTTGTTGTGGCATTTGCTGATCAAATAATTTAGTAGTAATAATGGCGCTGCAGATTCAATTTTGTAACGAATTATATCTTTAACATAAAGTTAAATTTCATTTGTATTATGACAATCAcaatgatttagggtttatgattgcTCGATTAATAATAATCTATCAATGATTTAGTGTAAAAGCTCTATAAATATCTCTAAATGATTGACGGCGCTTATGACATCAAAGAATTGTATATTTCCATCTTATTGTTATgtcaacttttctttttcttgtttttcagttttgttATGTTAACTTTTTCCATGATGAAGTTAATTTTGATCGCCAGAATGTGGAGACAAGGCAATTAGAACTATACTCTACGCTCAATTTATACAAAGTAAATCTTGTTAAAAAGACACTAGAAAAAAGGTTAGAGAGAACAAGTTTTTTAGGTGTGTTGAAGAACGAAACAATATGGTTTTTAGTACGTTCGGAATTGTCAGCTTAGTTTTTATAGGAGTTTGTCCTATCATACTCATCGTGATTGTTCTAATGAGTAAGTTTCTTATCATCAACCAAACACGGGTTGAACCCACCAGTTCCAATGCATAACTTTTAtcatgtaattaagtagatcaGTTATTTTAGCATGTACGGAGCCTATATAACAAacatatcaatatatttattttgctatttaaagaattatttattttcttttatattttatgaaattgtaATCCTCTTtattatcctactatattaattgggaagtacacatataaaactaaccttaaaatgtgtaaaaaaattacattcaattgtcattagaaaaatttaattaagataaattaattaattaaataaatataactagttaaaaaacgaaaatagtaGACAcgtcaaataaaataaatagtagaaatgttaaaaaaaaaaatctattagaaccaaaactaatttgtactaaaaaaaaattaacagataagatttagttgctcttttttacatgttagttatatttttCTACTTATTTCACAATTATAGCAAAGATTTAGTTCAATAgacaaaggtttaaacaattttattcattacatgtaaatgttttattgacaggttttcaatgaatatttttaaatacaaaaattataatataagcaatAAATATTTAACCACAAACAGTTATAAATaacacaataacaaaataaattattataaattttcatcaaaaaaaagttcagcccgCGGTTTGCCGCGGGAGAATACCTAGTtcatatttaaatgatattgCAATAAATATCTCAACATTTTGTTTCTCCATTCGCTTGCCAATAAAAGTtgtatttaaatgattttaccaGTGACCGATAATGGTGCCTTGGCTTGTTCAAATCGCTTCAGGATATCTTAGATTTAGCTTACTTAACATTCTCATATGTCTTATATCTAATCCCTTCTTTCGGTGGGTGCATTGTAtctgaaaaaaattagaaaaaaaaaattatattatcaacTATTTGAGTAATTAAACATGAGGGGtgtcatattttaaaaaaaaaaaaaactaaagtctCACGTTGCTGCAGTGAGAGACAGACTATTTGTATAATTGTGAATAGAAAACGTACTAATTTGCTTATTACTTTCCAAAAACGtactaaaaacacaaatacCTCTTTTTTGAATGTGATTTATGACTACAACTGAAACAGCTTGAAGCCTTGAACTATATCCGAAGttatttcagtttggtttgatttggtttggtttaattaaaatgTCAACCAATTAGTATGAGTAATTTAAACTCGACACAACAAACTGTGTCGTTTCTTGAAGGATAAGTAGAATAGAAGAATTTAAACGAAATCCCAAATTTCCTAATTCCTAAAGCTCAGAATTACCTTGGGGATTAAATGATC is a genomic window containing:
- the LOC104753245 gene encoding F-box/LRR-repeat protein At3g60040-like — translated: MAITDTCPQLQMSELQKRLDAEFLLAQMCSVKFKDWIVVLATLLQLSEIYQHQHHRQMSCPAMVQLLSSTLYFKRKGCVRHKEFTGMPEPISSPTLKRLSVYYDSPIDVYDATSMSFDLQNLVYLEYSDCALAEYMQVNLDSLVEAKLDLDEAGNVKRRDVTNLVTGIRNVEILHLSPASVDRWSSGVQRGFG